From Microcoleus sp. FACHB-831, a single genomic window includes:
- the purS gene encoding phosphoribosylformylglycinamidine synthase subunit PurS yields the protein MNRKYQARIYITLRPSVLDPAGTAVQSGLKHLGYENVEQVRIGKYIELMLTAVDDQTARKQLNRMCDQMLANPVIENYHFDLREAEVVLQAGTSV from the coding sequence GTGAATCGGAAATATCAGGCTCGAATTTACATTACTCTTCGCCCTTCCGTTCTCGACCCCGCTGGAACAGCTGTCCAGTCTGGGTTGAAGCACTTGGGATATGAGAATGTCGAGCAGGTGCGAATTGGCAAGTATATTGAGCTTATGCTTACGGCTGTTGATGACCAGACGGCACGGAAACAGCTAAACCGGATGTGCGACCAGATGTTGGCGAATCCTGTCATCGAAAATTATCATTTCGACTTACGCGAAGCCGAGGTAGTTTTACAGGCGGGGACATCCGTATGA
- the purQ gene encoding phosphoribosylformylglycinamidine synthase subunit PurQ, which produces MKFGVVVFPGSNCDRDVAYVTRDLLLQPTRMVWHEETEISDLDVVVIPGGFSYGDYLRCGALARFSPVMKATLEHANQGKFVLGICNGFQVLTEAGLLPGALVRNRDLHFICDRLPVKVERNNLPWTQGYSSGQVISLPIAHGEGSYYADAATLAQLEDNGQVLFRYEGENPNGSLNNIAGICNLQGNVLGMMPHPERASDPMLGGADGLAVFKGLLEAVALV; this is translated from the coding sequence ATGAAGTTTGGGGTTGTTGTTTTTCCGGGTTCTAATTGCGATCGCGATGTTGCCTATGTCACCCGCGATTTGCTTTTGCAGCCTACCCGTATGGTTTGGCATGAAGAAACGGAAATATCAGATCTAGATGTTGTGGTGATTCCGGGCGGCTTTAGCTATGGGGATTATCTACGGTGCGGCGCTCTCGCTCGTTTTTCCCCTGTGATGAAAGCTACTCTAGAACACGCAAATCAGGGCAAGTTTGTTTTAGGCATCTGCAATGGTTTTCAGGTGCTAACTGAGGCGGGATTGTTACCAGGGGCATTGGTACGAAATCGCGATTTGCATTTTATCTGCGATCGCCTCCCCGTTAAAGTTGAGCGCAATAATCTACCTTGGACGCAAGGTTACTCATCCGGACAAGTTATCTCTCTGCCAATTGCTCACGGTGAAGGTAGCTACTATGCCGATGCAGCTACTTTGGCACAGTTGGAAGATAACGGTCAAGTTTTGTTCCGCTATGAGGGTGAGAATCCCAACGGTTCTTTGAATAATATTGCAGGTATTTGCAATCTTCAAGGCAACGTTTTAGGAATGATGCCCCATCCAGAACGGGCATCAGATCCGATGTTAGGGGGCGCGGATGGGCTAGCGGTGTTTAAGGGATTGTTAGAGGCTGTAGCGTTAGTATAG
- a CDS encoding dihydrofolate reductase family protein, translating into MRKIRLFIASSVDGYIARTSGDVDWLFTDQDYGYTDFFAQIDTVIMGNKTYQQMLGFGEYPYAGKEGFVFSKTLQGEKDNNVKFVGGDLKGFLNSLRQSPGGDIWLVGGGEIIHYLMKHGFVDELILSIHPIILGSGIPLIVNDPTLETVLELKDVKTYNSGLLQVSYDLIRRTTDTI; encoded by the coding sequence ATGAGAAAAATACGTTTGTTCATTGCTTCTAGCGTTGACGGATACATTGCAAGGACATCGGGAGACGTAGATTGGCTGTTCACCGACCAAGACTACGGTTATACGGATTTTTTTGCCCAAATTGATACAGTAATTATGGGTAATAAGACATATCAGCAGATGCTTGGTTTTGGAGAATATCCCTACGCAGGTAAAGAAGGTTTTGTTTTCTCAAAAACTCTGCAAGGTGAAAAAGACAACAATGTAAAATTTGTTGGGGGTGATTTGAAAGGCTTCCTCAACTCACTGCGTCAATCTCCTGGTGGTGATATCTGGCTAGTTGGGGGAGGGGAGATAATTCATTATTTAATGAAACATGGTTTTGTCGATGAATTGATTCTCTCAATCCACCCAATTATTCTAGGGAGTGGTATTCCACTTATTGTGAACGATCCAACTCTTGAGACTGTGCTTGAGTTGAAAGACGTTAAAACCTATAATTCCGGATTGTTGCAAGTATCTTATGATTTGATAAGAAGAACCACAGATACAATCTGA